One stretch of Papaver somniferum cultivar HN1 unplaced genomic scaffold, ASM357369v1 unplaced-scaffold_154, whole genome shotgun sequence DNA includes these proteins:
- the LOC113336770 gene encoding protein IQ-DOMAIN 1-like has product MGLTGGIVRIVFTKNRSVSSQDGNVRNYGADKRKWISVRSYLCGDEQFNSVVAEEDSASIRSSEATVTQPIIEDEFNSEAEIGSEESEHEPTVVTEEETQNSPTKFSNEDIAAVEDNAAIVIQSAVRRFLVKCQTRVVIDMEVVENVTEGKQSPSRESIATSIEAQTGGSVEALAVREENIPFQHRIQKKSQTNIWKLKEDWDDSTVSSNISKLRIQNRLEATTRRERALAYSFSQQLRICSKKKSSRSDSSETNMGWSWLERWMATRIPEASSVDDRMSSRLEPISTDRRPIIIKRNFDAPGEEESCGSNKVSLGVDILTIPAPTATEISKPIKNTLKATKNGPRRKNASNTRYSKASKKSLKEAEKERKHKQTHHGTATTEVKCKDAVVSQLPS; this is encoded by the exons ATGGGTCTAACTGGAGGTATAGTCAGGATTGTCTTCACCAAGAACCGTTCCGTCAGTTCGCAGGATGGCAAT GTGAGGAATTATGGTGCGGACAAGAGAAAATGGATTTCTGTCAGATCTTATTTGTGTGGAGATGAACAATTCAATTCAGTTGTTGCAGAAGAGGATTCAGCATCAATTAGGAGTTCTGAAGCTACTGTAACACAACCAATAATAGAAGACGAATTTAATAGTGAAGCTGAAATCGGAAGCGAAGAGAGTGAACATGAGCCTACCGTCGTCACCGAGGAGGAAACACAGAATTCACCCACCAAATTCTCAAACGAAGATATTGCAGCTGTGGAAGATAATGCAGCTATCGTTATTCAGTCGGCCGTCAGACGCTTTCTG GTCAAGTGCCAAACTCGAGTAGTTATAGACATGGAAGTTGTGGAAAATGTAACTGAAGGAAAACAAAGTCCAAGCAGGGAGTCAATAGCTACATCAATTGAAGCTCAAACAGGAGGTTCAGTGGAAGCTCTTGCAGTTCGCGAGGAAAACATACCGTTTCAACACCGaattcaaaagaaatcacaaaccaaCATATGGAAGCTAAAG GAAGACTGGGATGACAGCACTGTAAGCAGCAACATTTCTAAACTTAGGATTCAAAACAGGCTTGAGGCAACAACGAGGCGCGAGAGAGCTCTAGCTTACTCGTTTTCTCAACAG CTAAGGATATGTTCAAAGAAGAAATCATCACGGTCGGATTCTTCAGAAACGAACATGGGTTGGAGTTGGCTAGAGAGATGGATGGCAACTCGAATTCCAGAAGCCTCCTCAGTTGATGATCGGATGAGCAGTCGGCTTGAACCCATTTCCACTGACCGTAGACCGATAATCATTAAGAGAAATTTTGATGCACCTGGGGAAGAGGAGAGTTGTGGATCTAACAAGGTATCACTCGGGGTTGATATCCTCACAATACCTGCACCCACTGCAACTGAAATCTCCAAACCAATAAAGAACACACTGAAAGCTACCAAGAATGGACCCAGGCGTAAGAATGCGTCCAACACGCGATACTCGAAG GCAAGCAAGAAAAGTTTAAAAGAAGCTGAGAAAGAGAGAAAACACAAGCAGACACACCATGGGACTGCTACAACAGAAGTGAAATGCAAAGACGCAGTAGTATCCCAGTTACCTTCATAA